From the Diprion similis isolate iyDipSimi1 chromosome 1, iyDipSimi1.1, whole genome shotgun sequence genome, the window tgggaaattcaattttttttttacctatttcgaaaataaaatatagtgAGAGtacattgcaaaaattttagaccgaaattcgaaatattaatCACGTTATAGTAAATATTTGAGAGCGTCTCGCCAAACTGTACAACAATTTTCGGTTCTAACAAAGCGGAAACTAACATGGCAAAGGCTTCTAAAGTAGCCAGAATGAGTCGCAGGGCAGAAAAAGTTGCTGTGAATAATTTCTACGAAGAAATTGAAGGCACATTATACGGCCCAGGCATAGACGATTAATGTAAGTACGATTTCTTTAAATCTGttcttgaaactttaaacgccTTTTTCTTGAAACAACGTTTTCACGGTCGACGcggatgataaaaaattttctatccaaCCGATTAGGCTGAAATTTGGATGATTTATTCCACTCATGTCTCGCAGGAACtagatcttttttttcgtccctAACTTTCCATTTTACAGCCCGATTTCTACTAAAacaagtcactttttttccaagtcgaccattttgttatttttcaacaaaatagtTTAATCCTAGTTCCAACCAGAATGACAAGCTTACAGAACAATAatctttttgatatttttgtttcagatgacCTCAAGCGCCGAAATTACCGGGGCCAGCCACCTACCTTTTTTTTGAGACTCTCACTTCATTGCTACAAAACCATggcaaaaaattaagaaacaaaaaaaaaattttacactcttACACACCATTAATaatatgttaaaaaattgaaccgattgaaatttgttttcccTTTAAAAATTCCCGCAAAAAGCTTTAAAAAACGTGCAAGTTACCAGACTACTACCGTAATGAAGAGGAATAAAACTTCGTGGGAATAGAcggtcaaataatttatttcattcagcCAATATTTGAGTCAATACATGACTGTTATGCATGAAGTCGATCTTCATCAGAGCCTATAAGAACATTGTAccaatgcaattttttttatatttcataggGGACTAAATCTTAACTAACAGTCGCCTAGTCGTAAGGTTATGTCACCACGTAGTTTAAGGTTATGCATCTGAAgcaatattacaaaattatgtaaaacaaataatgtataaatcacgaaattacatttaaatttttataattttataatattgctTGGGATgcataaaattgttataaaattgtttatatatCTATTGTTTAACCTTGAGTTAACGATATTGCTGTGATAACttgttgaaatttgataaCCTTATGACTGTTAGTTAAGATTTGGTTCCcccgaaaatataaaaaaattgcattgttACGATTTTCTTATTGGCTCTGATGAAGATCGATCTCATGCATTGACCGAAGTGTTAGCTGAATGAAATTAACTATTCGACAATCTATATCCACGaagttttattcttcttcattaTAATGGCTACTATATTCAACATCtgcaaaatataattttgaaagcCTCGTAATACTTGAATATTGATCATCTCAAGGAATGATCCGCAACAATGACGAGGTTTTTTTTAGATTGGCTCATGTTTGTCTTGGATGGTtaaatgtttaaataaaaaaattgaatccttAACTGGAAAGAAAAGACATGAATGATCAGCCAGAGAAAACATAAAGCAATACTGATTTCATGGTAATGGAAACTTACTGGACCAGAGTATATATAAGCCTGAAGTGGTTCCCCGGTAATACCAGAGTAGAAGAAATCTTTGCCCATGTAATTATACCCATGTTTTACTAATTCCTCGCAAACATCTTCTACTTTTGAACCACCAAAtgctgaaatgaataaaatacacCAAGTCAGTACTTTCTAGTATAGTACTTATTGAATTGCAACAAGCTGAATGAAACAAGTACCTGTTCCGTAGTGAAATTTCCCTTCAGCTACACCAGCCTTGCCAGCAAGCAATTCGATGAGCTTGCCAACTGTCATTCTTGACGGAAATCCATGTGGATTCATGATCATGTCTGGTGAAATACCAAGATCATTGAAAGGCATATCTTCTTGTTCCACGATCAGACCTGTGGATGCAGATGGTCATAACAAAATCAACTGGGAAattgatttccaaaatttggcAATTATTCAAAGTAAGTATTTGTTACTTCGTTTCGGCATTACCTGTTACACCTTTCTGTCCATGTCGACTACTGAATTTATCACCAATTTCAGGTCGTCTAGTTTGTCTTAACAACAACTTTATTAAAAATGCATCATCCGCATTGCTGGATACCATAACTTTTTCAATGTAGGCTGGAACTGATCCTTTGAAAAGAACTGGTACGTCACAATAATCAGGTTGAGTCTGAACATTAGCAGGATTTACAGGGTTCATTGTTGCTGCAGGCATAGATTTGTTCACCATGACCTAGACACGGAATAAATGAAATCAGAGGCTCAGTTGATGAAACCTGTTATGAAATGGtatgtttgagaaattttttgagtttgagtgttattctcacttttttattctctacCATTTCTCCAGGGGCAGCTATGCCGTCATTGTCTATTATCTCATGTTTCCAAATAGGTTTTTTAGTATTTGAATCTATCATGGGTCCCATAATTCTATCGTAAGTCTGATTTGCATATCTTTTTAAAGTACATTTAGCATTTCTGTATACTAGACACCTTCCATAACCTCTGTCGATCGCtgctttatttaaaattaacgcATCCTCTATGTCGTATCCACTGTAGGACATCACCGCAACCGTTGCATTTTGTCCAGCAGGGAGTTTATCGAAATTGATCAGTTCTATGGTCCTAGATTTGACCATCGGAGCTTGCGGGTAAACCAGATTGTACATTAGTGTGTCTATGCGATTACGTTGGTTGTATCCTATAGTTCCCATCGCTTGTTTGCCCATAGCACATTGATATGTATTTCTAGGACTCTGATTGTGATGAGGATATGGCACTAAGCCAGCACAAACGCCGAGTAAAGTAAATGGCTCTACTTCCAAGTGAGTCGTTCCTGCTTCGATTTGGGACTCATTGAAAGCGATCGAGCTATCATTTTCCTCGTTCACATCCAAAAATTCTATGAGACCTGGGAAACAGAAAATTGTGAATCTACGTAACATAGTATAAATAAGCCAGCAGTTAAATGTCCCTGATTATAATGAGGTGGAACCACTAGTATCCGTTTTGGTGGCGCACAGAGCATTGGCACATAAGAAATACGAGGGGTGTTCAAAAAATAACgggaattttgtaatttcgcGTGTAATATTAATCAGATTCGTGCGACTTTTTGTTGCTCTGCTGGTAAATTTGTCTGAATATTTGCTGCACTGTGTTAGCCATATTGGATATTTAGTCTATTATCAGCCTTCAAAAAACTTAGATGTGTTTGGCAGAATCGGCGATCTTGAAAATGAATCTAAGaatttgtattaaattttGCTATAGGCATGGAATAAAGTACAgtaaagttttaaaaatgcTAAATATTGCTTTTGGTGAGTCTGCTATGAGTGAAATAAGGGTTTACGAGTGGTACAAGCGTTTCCAAGATGTCCATGAAGACTTTGAAGGTGACTTGCGACCTGGACGCCTCAGCACATCACGAACCAATGGAAACGtggaaaaagtgaaagaaatgaTTATGAATGATCGCCGAATCACAATCACCAAAAGCaatatttaacatttttaaaactttactgcactttatttcattcttatggcaaaatttaatacaaattCTTTGATCCATTCTCAAAAATGCTTATCCTACCAAAACACATGTAACCTTTTTGACAGCTGACAATAGACTATGGAAGGTAAAGATATGGAGCACTATCTCCGTGTATAGAAAGTTTCCGTAAAATAAAGTACATATGAGATAGCGTTGCTGCAGTAAAAGTTCCACAAAGCGCAAATCAGATTGAACGTTGATTAGTAAGCGCCAATCATATTATTACACTTATTGCTTATGAGCGCCATTTTGGTAACTTGGCGAACCACTATTTGTCGCTTTTTGCCGGTCACTTTTTCGTTGGAGACCCACGTGATACTTCTCCTTACCTGTATTCTCCATACAATAGACTAAATATCTAATATGGGTAACACAGTATCGTAACTTTTCAGACAAATTTACCaacgcaaaaaagaaaaaaatcacgcgaATCGAACTAATACGACACGCGGAATTACATAATTCCCGTTATTTTTTGAACACTCCTCGTAGGtcacacaaaataaaaatctatccCTGTGGCATACTAGAATATTAAATTCTCGGCGCACGGCTTTGTGGTGCATGTGCATTATCGCACATAGTACTTTGgcacataaaaaatataatacgcAGCTTTGTGGCACTCGAGCAACCTTAGGAAGTTGGTATCAAATTTCCTCCAAGCTACTCAGAAATTAACTGGtgtaaaagaaatattcaacCAGGATTCACTCCATGAtatgtttattatacataaattagtgtaaatttttctattgcaATCTGTTTCAATTTTACGATGAATTAAATTAGCGAAACTATCTCATGTTAGACTTTGGTTCGATCAATATAGAGATTGTAATCATGATAACTCTAGTGAGCCATAATTATTGTGCACCGAAAGGCTGTGGGCATTGCTCGTGAGCGATAAAGCTATACTCGGAAAGGATACTCGAACTCGGGTTCGGGTCGAGTTTTTTGGTTATCCCGAAATCTTCGGCTAATCCGAAATTTTCGGGCAGTCTGACATCTTCAAGTACCCGACCCAAAAGTATTCCATTTTACCCGATCTGAAGCGGcccgaagaatttcagtacCCGTACACCCCTACAGATCGATAATAACATTATTTCACGATGATATGCTAATGAAGCAGATATGAAAGAATTCGAGAGTATATTTTTGGGTGGGCctctaatttgattttttgagaataaaaCCTCCAGAACTCACAATTCCAGAGAGCTACAAATTGTCTTTCAGATTGTCCGGAATTTCGGAAATGACAcaagttcgaaattttcgaaagcCTCTGTTCACTTTCGAAGTCCCAGTATTTTGGAAGAAGCGAAGACAGCCGTgactaaaattttcgaaaattttacaattttcggCAAATCCGAGATTTTTGGgtaactcaagattttcgggTACCCGAAATTTATGGGTAATCCGAAATTTCGGGTGCTTGACCCGAAAGTCATCCCTTTTACCCAACCCAACCCGACCCAAAGAATTTCGATGTCCGCGCACCCCTACATAAAGCCATATGTTATATTATTCGTTCGCCAAACTGATGTGTGCCAAACCTGCATTAAAGCCGCAAGtttaagcttttttttttgggtgcCATATATCTGTACGTCAAAGCTCAGTTTGCCATTGCACTATACACCACTGAAACGTGTATAGTATACCATTTCGTTTGTAATAAGCTCTGTATCAATTTCTAGTTTTACGAACCTTCGTGCAAGAAATCGTCAAACGTTTTGAAACCATGTTTTAATGCTTCGATGTGTTTTTGCTGAACAAGAGATTCTCCATTTTTGACTATAATGTAAGGTCTGCACAATCTGCCACCATCCGAACATATCTGCACACATCTGTAGAAAATTAGTGAAGTATTACAAGTTCTAAGGATGTCAATACGATTACTGATggcaaaaaaacaacattgtGGGGCTTCACAATATTAAATCGAATGTCGTTCAGAAAATGTGTATTTTGGGAAATTGTATAGGTCCAAATACCAGTGGCAAGACACCCTGTTCATCAATATTCACAAATAAATGATGATGGAAAACTTTtcagtataaataaaacattttttatgctATATAATTTTGGATACTTggtatttcattcaaatttttaggtAAACCACAAACGTTTATGACAAACTATGTCAGTTGAACAGCAAGTTTTACATGCATATATCCACTAGAGACTTACCTGTGGTGATGCTGAGGATATATGGAAATGAACCCATTGATCATGGCCTTTCTGCGTAGCAGTCTGAATACATTGACGAGTCGgatgtaatttttaataattcctAGAATATTACCATTCAAGAAAACCATGTACAcatttttgttgtttatttcttCACCTCCCAAGATATTGACGTTTTCTACTCCAAGATTGTAGGCTAGTCTGATAATCGGTTCTTCTTCCACCTCTGTTGTGATGTGAGTCATTAATGCTAGATTTTTAACTAGACCGCAACCCTGAAATATGTAACACGCAATTTCAATATACAACACTTTAGTTTGTAGAAACTTCTTTATCAAAACTTCAGCTACAGTTCTGAATTTACTTGACTGAAATaacctgaaaaaaatgtgCCAACActtgcttgaaaattttaatttttgaaatctgtaGAGTGAAGTTTGCATAAAGAAATTGCGTAAAATGCCTCATTTCCAAGCAGTGCGGTAAAGCAACGTTGGCGCATGCGTACAACTATAGCACTCGATTTTATACACTAAAGCTTTCTTTGAAGCATGCCCACTTTGTAATAACTGAATTTTACGAACTGTGTCATTGAATGTCAGTTACCTAACTCTAATTTTACACGCTGTCTGCGGAACTTCCGATAGTTTTTAAATCAAACTTTCTTTTgcaagtgttgaaaaaaatagcgtgTGTCATACGTGTGGATGGGCGATGTCTGACCCCTGTGATTAAAGCGCTCACCTTGGCTCATTGTGCGTTTGCACTAGTGCTAgtacaattgcagcactcatATTTGTGATTTGCgctgcaaacttcacactACTCAGAAATCACCCACCTTCCACACTTCTCACCTGATAcacttgtttcattttttggttGGATAATTGCGAGTAACAAATAATATTGAGCATATTCGTCTACCTCTCCTTCTGGCGTATCGCTAGGACACATCATTCCCCATTGGGAAGGCTGTAGGGAGCGGGGGCCAGAAACTttccttgttttttcaaattgtgaaTTAACTCTCGTCATCATTCCTAGGGCAGATATGTACGACAATCTTGACAGAACTTGCGTTACACCTTGACGTTCCATTTTGAACCGTTTTATGGTCCAGTTACCCTTTAGAACCAATATTATCAGATTCCATGCTCATTAAAGTGCAtgtaaagacccgttgtacacctcaaaaacgcggggatgcaaaactcctgtaccgctcaagcgatcagagtaaaacttgggcagttaatgcctcattttggcaaaaagtggagcgtctttttactttttcaaaattttgaaagaaattttacagattggttactactcacaaaaattgaccaaattttcacagtttcactgaattgatcgaactatccggtatgatgccacttggccgtgatgaaacacacattttgagcccagtcccatgagatttgatggtgaatggacgaaatggcagctgatctggttttcgattacgaagaactgcgaaatctcattttggcgacatttgttaccgacctttcatgcatgccggtaatgtcttaccgacattacacgcatacattaccggcatgcgcgtaatatcggtaacaaatgtcaccaaaatgagatttcggtgtacttcgtaatcgaaaaccagatcagctgccatttcaccatcaaatctcatgagaccgggctcaaaatgtgtgtttcatcaccgccgagtggcatcataccggataggtcgatccattcagtgcaactgtgaaaatttggccaatttttgtgagtggtaaccaatctgtaaaatttctttcaaaattttgaaaaagtaaaaagacgttccactttttgccaaaataaggcattaactgtccaagtttcactctgaccgcttgagcggtataggagttttgcatccccgcgttttcgaggtgtacaacgggtctttttATGCACCTTAATGGAAGTTACAACTCGAAGACAATTTCGCagtattagaaaaaattaaactcacCGAAGAAATAGCAAATGCTAGACCATTTGTGATTTGGTCTTGCCTCATGTGTTTAACGATGTCGAACTGTGCTGCTTTGATTTTGGGAATGTTTTTGTCTGCGATTTGTTTGAGCTGtatttagattaaaaaaagtttagagACAGTTGAACTGCATCAAGAAAAGTCGAACGACGAAAGTTTTTCACTGTTGGAATATGTTTGAACATCGTTTCCACTTACCTCCCAGTTAAATCTTTTGAATAAATCTTCAAACATGAGAGACAGTAGAGAACCAGCCAATTCCAGCCTCTTGTTACCATAATAATCTCTGTCATCGATTAGTGTTCTATCAATCTGGCCTTGCATAACCTTACGTATCATCAATGCGATGTAAGTTGCTTTAACTTTGAAGTTGAAGTCAACTACCTGCGTAAGAAAATGTTGATGTAGTTCTgggagaaaatgtttttctgaataatcattattgtttgaatattgtacaatttttgaataactGTTCAACTCTCAAAGGTCAAGACCTTGtactaaaaattattgaaataggtgaacaaaatacaaacaaaTTTACATGTGTCTGCGGGTGGaagtgaaaatgtaaaaagatTAGAGAGTGGAAGGGTcacaatgtaaaatttttagaaatgcGAGAATCTATTTTAgaggatttttgaaatttagagAGTTGAAATATAGAAAACCAGCCTGTAGAATCACCCGAATGAATAAGAACATAGCAGAATTTTCATGATTGTTTTGGTTTTCTATACTCCTATCTACATTTTGACTTTTTCATACTCCGactttctacattttcaaaattctatataACAAACTTTTGCGTCTTTAAAAACTTTATATTTTAACACTTCTAtcctttaattttcttatattttcataCCCACCCAACAAAGTTGTGAACATCTAGTAAACTTTCttcagtttcaaaaaatacttttcatgaaatttatgTTGATTATTTGCGAagtatttttagtattttttggGATGGCCGTCTCTGAAATGCTTTCctattgggggggggggggggggggggggggctgcaCTCTAAAATTGAGCCTACTTAATGTCGGGCGTAGGAagattgtaatttattttctggCTATGTTTTTCAATAGAAATAACCAGCTGAACCGAAAATTAATTCGATCACTTTTGGGCtgtttacgaaatttttatttaaaaaaaatgaagtcaTCATAAATTCAATAGGATTGATTGTTTGAAAGCGTCTTCTGAACTTTAGGAAAATCGACAACTCTTAACCTTCAAAATTGTGAGAAGAGATGATTATAAataactcttaaaaattattattttttgtaactgtCATAAATTTACTTCTTCATTATACATCGACGTTAGACAGATTTTATGacttcaaaaatataaaatattaacaaaataacTGACATCAACGATGTTGTCAATGAGAGGAAATGGATAACAAGCCATAGTATACGTGCGCTCACGCTGAAGGACGGTCATAATATATTGTGATTATGGTGCTCTTGCAACACCATGAATCCAGAAGATAGTATTAGGTACTAATTGCAAACCTGAATTTTAAGCAGGTGCAGATGCTGCAGAagtcacgaagtcgaaatatGAGGTCGATTCTAAATCTTTTAAAAAGGGGAATGCTCTTGCTTAACTGATACTATTTAGTAGTCTCAATGATGCACACATAGAAGTAACTACAACGTATCATAAGGCAAAAGAAACATGAGAGAAATTGACTTCAATCTTCGAACACAGTGGATGTCAGAGAGTAGATAAATTGTTAGAACAATCCTTTACACTTGAAAAGTCGGTGACTGAAGAATTAGTTACTCATGTTGGTCATTTAGAGCAAAAGTTTCATGAACTGTGAATTTTGGTGAGGATATTGGACACTTCACGATGAGATAGAAATCAGAAATAATCAGTCATAACCAAGACGATAAGATGATTCGTTATCAATAATAATGCCaaaagattattaaaaattgtttcaacaaaaatttgtgtaaCAAATCTgtagtcattttttatttttatccaatataaaatgaattcattGATATCTCTGAACATCTACGAATTTTTTGGGAATTTCCGgcgattttgaataatttcgctTTCCAAAATGATCTAACGCTCTATTTATCAAACTATTCGTTCCGTGCCTCTAAAACTTTTTCAGTGTAATATATAACCATTTATGAAAACCtatccaaaaattcagaacttttgatctattttacaaaatttcattctcaaaaacgagtttttcaaaattaccgaaaattccaaaaatatttacaggcgttcagaaaaatcaatgaatttattttatgggaaattaaaaaaatttcacgagatTTGTTATACGAACTTTTGTTCGAACAATTTATTAACAACTTTATGGCATTATTAGTATTCAAAATGAATTAACTTATAAACTTGGtcattattgatttttatagatttttatttcatcccgAAGTGCTCAATATTCTCGCCGAAATTGACTTTTGGTTGTGAATATACGTCCCATATcaccttaaaaaattataagaaactGAGTTATCAGATTTGTTATCAATGAGTCGAAGCGAGTTACGCTTCGTTGAATGCGCAaatatgttttgaaaatttagagaGAATTTTCCTACTATTTTTCAGGTAATTTACGACAACTTTCTtctatacgtttttttttatttagggcctctataaaaaattacagagcATCAAATGTTGGAACAATTCGGTGCGGATAGTCCTAACGAGAGCAAGAGAGACCAAGCGCGCCCGAGACAGATGAAGTGTTCCCCCTCCACTCGTGCCTGGCCGTAAAACGCTTCCAACCGCACAAATCTCCCATACTTAGATCAGCTCATTTCGCAATGCATGGCATATTTTCCGATCAGATATACTTAAAgaggaatttttgttttgagaTGCGCGATCGATACTGCATACTTTAAAGtgtgtgcaaaaaaataatcactcgatggaaaaattttgtttggcCGTGATGCAATTTGCAATGAAGGCTCTGAATGTTTAAAAGAAatcaatatctcgaaaacggtTCGATCAGACATAACCGCGTTTTGCATACTTCATTATACTCACATAAACATTCATTCCCAAGATTATTAAGACTATTTACCAAGTTCTGTACTCATTACGAAAGATTGACAAAACAACACTTTTTACGAATCAGCGGGCGCTGCGCATTCAATTTCGTATTGTCGAACATCGGACGGGTcccattttgtgaaaaatttcttcacgaaCAAAAAAGGTATGTAtaagttttttcgaaattcgcaTGGAAACGGAGATATTCACGAAAATGTGtcgcaattttcataaatcgaatttttaataattgttgcacaactttttcaaactgtgGATGGTTATTTTCTTAATATCTATGTTACGAAGACgcgattgcaaaaaaaaaaattacttatatTTCGGTTTTCCACACCTTTTGCTAATTCAACTGGACTATTAAGACAAGCTCCATAATCATAGAATAAATGTTTTATTGACTTTATGATAAAAGAAGATATGGTCTGTAGCACTGCTGATTCTTGTTTATTCATAAAAGGGAGAGAATTTGTAAAAAGCAATTAATCGCAATCTACGCTAATAGGTTAGTCGTAAGAACAGGTTTAaatgaaataacattttttgtgaaaaaccttaaaaaggtttttcaaatcaaaatcgGAGCTTTAGACTATTTCTTTCGAGTGCAGATAATACGTTTAGGTGATAagtctatatttttttcaaacaaaataattGTATTAAAAGGGTCTTGGGAAAGTTTGGAATGGATGAGTCTAACACAGTTATCATACCTTGTGAAAGGAATGATGatcaattgaatataaaaagttCAGATCCTAGGAAAGATTTCTCTTATAAATAAGCTGTAAGTAGTTTATTGTAACACCTGCATGGGAAGTTCGATTTCGTGCACGATAAAATGTGCGCGAGTGGCCGATTCCTGCGCTGGGCAGAGAGCGTGCGTTAATGTTCATCAGCGctagataatatttattacctAACGCCAGGTCGAGCGAAACGGGCGTAACTAGCACCAACGGATGAGATAAGTGGTGACTACGACCGCGTCCGGTGCCTAGAAGCAACGTATAATGGTAACCTTGAACTGATATATTCTTCTGTGGTCAAACTTCTCTCAAACTTCTCATTACAGGTTTTACAAAAAGTGGAATGTGTAACTCGTGCGGATTGGCGATTCCCGCACATGATAcacagtataatataatgtgtCTTGTAACATCAACTCGTCCTGCCATTGCTTACACACTAAGTGTAGCTGCTGCGAATTTAGAGACACGGTCTGTTTCAAATTGGCGTGCCGATAAAAGAATATTTAGGTATTTGAAGGGAACTTCGAATTATGGCTTATTATTGTATACGACTACTAATGAACAAATCGGCTAGAAACTTTTAGTGATGTAGGTTTGACATGAGATCAAAAAACCTAACGTTCAAGAACAGGTGCTATCTGCAAATAATCCGGAAGTGCAATATTTTGGTTGAATCaaaccaacaaaatattgTTCCATCTACGACTAAGGCAGAATACGTAACTGTGAGTAAAGAAACCAAACAACTAATCTGGATGAAACATTAACTAACAGAAATCACTAACATTGATTATATTCCTAAATTGTGAGATCTTAGTTGATAATGCAAGTGCACTTGAACTAGCTGAGAATCCAGAAATTCATAGGCGttcaaaaaatatggaaataaGACATCATTTTGTTAGTAAAAAGTATAACATAGGAGTTTGTAAAAACAGAACATgtagaaggaaaaaatcaGATAACTGCTATCATGACAAGACCGTAAGCTTGTATTCAAGCTCGAGCCTCGCGCGGCTTATTTACAAGTGTGCGAATGGCAAGGCGATTGTTTAAAGGATCCAATGCAATGGGAGTGGAAGAAAAGCAACGGTATGTTGGTGCCAATTACTCGTAGAAAAGACGCAATTCCGGCCAATttattagaaataatttcttgcGGTTGCGGTACAAGTAAATGTAAAACGAATTGTGCGTGCCGGAAAGTAGGGCTAAAATGCACAATATTGTGCACAAAATGTAACGGACAAAATTGTTCGAATGTCATCGGACCTGAAATAGTTCTAAGCGATGACGAAATCGACGAacaattttgacaaatttccGACGATATCGATAATACGGAGGATGTTACGTGTGCGATAAGTGAGGATAATAACGTTGAaggaaataatgatgataacgatAGCTATGAAccggagagaaataaaaaatgtatttcctAATGCAAAGGTACTTGTAAGAATTTATGTAGGta encodes:
- the LOC124407605 gene encoding DNA-directed RNA polymerase III subunit RPC2 isoform X1 codes for the protein MGEMKSTDFNSLKGTEKFRKVAKHIEDKWKLVPAFLKGKGLVKQHIDSFNYFINVEIKKIVKANEKVLSDADSLFYVKYLNVYIGTPDVEESFNVNRITTPHECRLRDLNYSAPISVDIEYTRGNQRIIRNSLLIGRMPIMLRSSNCVLNNKSHFELAKMNECPHDPGGYFVINGQEKVILIQEQKLRNRIILEEDNKGCIVSSCNSSTHERKTKTNVVGKGGKYYMRHNIFQDDIPIVTVFKAMGIVSDQEIMQLIGTEEEYMRRFSASLEECHTANVFTQDQAIRYLSNKRKQKRFPSSKMGLVDEIKDILAINILSHVPVVDFNFKVKATYIALMIRKVMQGQIDRTLIDDRDYYGNKRLELAGSLLSLMFEDLFKRFNWELKQIADKNIPKIKAAQFDIVKHMRQDQITNGLAFAISSGNWTIKRFKMERQGVTQVLSRLSYISALGMMTRVNSQFEKTRKVSGPRSLQPSQWGMMCPSDTPEGEGCGLVKNLALMTHITTEVEEEPIIRLAYNLGVENVNILGGEEINNKNVYMVFLNGNILGIIKNYIRLVNVFRLLRRKAMINGFISIYPQHHHRCVQICSDGGRLCRPYIIVKNGESLVQQKHIEALKHGFKTFDDFLHEGLIEFLDVNEENDSSIAFNESQIEAGTTHLEVEPFTLLGVCAGLVPYPHHNQSPRNTYQCAMGKQAMGTIGYNQRNRIDTLMYNLVYPQAPMVKSRTIELINFDKLPAGQNATVAVMSYSGYDIEDALILNKAAIDRGYGRCLVYRNAKCTLKRYANQTYDRIMGPMIDSNTKKPIWKHEIIDNDGIAAPGEMVENKKVMVNKSMPAATMNPVNPANVQTQPDYCDVPVLFKGSVPAYIEKVMVSSNADDAFLIKLLLRQTRRPEIGDKFSSRHGQKGVTGLIVEQEDMPFNDLGISPDMIMNPHGFPSRMTVGKLIELLAGKAGVAEGKFHYGTAFGGSKVEDVCEELVKHGYNYMGKDFFYSGITGEPLQAYIYSGPVYYQKLKHMVQDKMHARARGPRAVLTRQPTEGRAKEGGLRLGEMERDCLIGYGASMMLIERLMISSDMFDVDVCNTCGLMAYRGWCHSCQTSASISTISIPYSCKLLFQELQSMNIVPRLTLKNSGD
- the LOC124407605 gene encoding DNA-directed RNA polymerase III subunit RPC2 isoform X2, with translation MPIMLRSSNCVLNNKSHFELAKMNECPHDPGGYFVINGQEKVILIQEQKLRNRIILEEDNKGCIVSSCNSSTHERKTKTNVVGKGGKYYMRHNIFQDDIPIVTVFKAMGIVSDQEIMQLIGTEEEYMRRFSASLEECHTANVFTQDQAIRYLSNKRKQKRFPSSKMGLVDEIKDILAINILSHVPVVDFNFKVKATYIALMIRKVMQGQIDRTLIDDRDYYGNKRLELAGSLLSLMFEDLFKRFNWELKQIADKNIPKIKAAQFDIVKHMRQDQITNGLAFAISSGNWTIKRFKMERQGVTQVLSRLSYISALGMMTRVNSQFEKTRKVSGPRSLQPSQWGMMCPSDTPEGEGCGLVKNLALMTHITTEVEEEPIIRLAYNLGVENVNILGGEEINNKNVYMVFLNGNILGIIKNYIRLVNVFRLLRRKAMINGFISIYPQHHHRCVQICSDGGRLCRPYIIVKNGESLVQQKHIEALKHGFKTFDDFLHEGLIEFLDVNEENDSSIAFNESQIEAGTTHLEVEPFTLLGVCAGLVPYPHHNQSPRNTYQCAMGKQAMGTIGYNQRNRIDTLMYNLVYPQAPMVKSRTIELINFDKLPAGQNATVAVMSYSGYDIEDALILNKAAIDRGYGRCLVYRNAKCTLKRYANQTYDRIMGPMIDSNTKKPIWKHEIIDNDGIAAPGEMVENKKVMVNKSMPAATMNPVNPANVQTQPDYCDVPVLFKGSVPAYIEKVMVSSNADDAFLIKLLLRQTRRPEIGDKFSSRHGQKGVTGLIVEQEDMPFNDLGISPDMIMNPHGFPSRMTVGKLIELLAGKAGVAEGKFHYGTAFGGSKVEDVCEELVKHGYNYMGKDFFYSGITGEPLQAYIYSGPVYYQKLKHMVQDKMHARARGPRAVLTRQPTEGRAKEGGLRLGEMERDCLIGYGASMMLIERLMISSDMFDVDVCNTCGLMAYRGWCHSCQTSASISTISIPYSCKLLFQELQSMNIVPRLTLKNSGD